The Oceanidesulfovibrio indonesiensis genomic sequence AATTTTGTCCACCGGCTCGTCGCTGCCGGGCTTGGGCCAGCGATAACTGACAAAGCCCGAGCCCCGGGTGCGCGCTTTGTCCAGAAGCTCTTCGAGAAAAGCGGTGTCGAAGGGCGCCTGGGTGATATGCCGGCCCTCAAGCTCCGGCAAAGCCGGATGCATGAGCATGACGCCCTGAAGATCGTTGATCCAGAAGTAGTTGTTGTCATCGTAGCTCATCTCACGCACGAACTCCATGGCTCGGGCTCGGGCGGCGGATTCCGAAAGCCCTTGGGCGAGCGCCTCCTTGCGCACGGAGTCGACCAGGCTCTCGGCAGATTGCACGAGGTTGCGCGTAGAGGCCACACGCGATTCGACAAGGGCGTCCTGGAACAGCGGCAGCCCATAAAAAAGGAAAATGGCGACAAAGACGATGGTCGCAACAAGCGGAAGGAGGAGGACCTTCCTCGCAAAAGACAATCTGTCCAGAAGTTTCATCCAACCCCTCGGAAAAAAAGATTCACATGATCTGAGCTAGTGGTTTTCCATAGACCGACGGGGCCTGCTTTGGCAAGGAGCGGCCACGCTTTCGGCTATGCTGGCCGGATGATTTCAGCGGAATGGTTGCGGCTTGTTCGCGCCTCGAACGACTCCTGGACGACCGAGCGCCGGAAGACGTGAGCGGAAAAGTGAAGGCACGAGGAGCAGGCCGGTGATCTGTTTTGGGCCGTGTGATGCGGGACGGGAAAATGAAAACGGCCCCGCCGTGAAGGCCGGGGCCGGGTTAGAGGGTTTGGCTCGTGCAATGTGGGTTCGGCGACCCGGGCGCACGACGCCGGGAGGAAGCGCCGTGCGGTGCGGATGGTCGAACTCAGTTTTCGAGCTGTGCCCTGAGCCAGTTCTTGATCGGCTCTGTCGGTTCGAAGACGCCCCTCAGATTGCCATATTCGTTGAGAAAGTTTTCCTTGAGCGCCTTGGGCAACGGGAACTCGGCAAGCTCCCTGGCTTCCTCGGAATTACGCCTGATGAGGCGGACGACAGGTTCGTCGCCCCAGGTGTCCACGAGGAAATAATTCGAGAAGTCAGCCTTGGACCGGACAGGCAAATGGTCCGCGCGCCAACTGTTGTTGCCCCATTCCAGGTAGAGGGTCACGGCTTCCGCCGGGGAAAGGTTCCAGTCGATGACGAGGTCCTTGTAGTGTTCGAGAGTCATGTGCGCCTCCATGTAAGAGGTCGTTCGCTCAATCGAAAGCGTCCTGGTTCGTACTCCTTGATACAATGATATCAATTTTCATTCTCATGTAAAGAGGGTGGGTGAAATTTTCTCGACAAAAAAACTCGGAAATGTGCGTGAGGAGGTTCAAATGCAAAATGTACAGACTGCTGCCATACTCCTGCAGCCTTTTGGCAACTGGAGTCGACTGGTTGGAAGCGCCATTCAGGGAGGTCGAACCGAAAACGTGGTCCCTGGGCGCTGCCCGCTGCATTCTGTCATTCAGTCGTCGGCGCGGGCAAAATCCGCATCGGACGTTTCCCAGCTGCCTGCTAGACGGCGTAACGGGCCGGCTGCCGTTCCAGCGTGCTCTGGCAGTCCACGCAGAGCGTGGTGGTGGGCCGTGCCTTGAGCCGCGCCGGGCCGATATCTCCGCCGCACTCGTCACAGACGCCGTAGTCTGCCGCGTCGATGCGTTTGAGGGCGGTTTCGATCTCCTTTATCTGGGCCCAGGAGCGTTCGCGCATGGCAATCTTGAGATGCCTGTCGCTCACGATGGAGGCGAACTCGTTCTCGTCGGCGCAGTACTCTACCTGGAAGTCGAGGTTCTCGGTTTCGAGATCGGCGAGTTCGGCTTGCAGATGCTTCCTGATTTCACTGAGCTGGTCGGGGGTCATGGGGGCTCCTCCTATGATTCTGATTGTCCCCGACTCTATAGATGATGTGTTACGGTTTCACGGCAGGCACGTAACCGGACCTGTCACAGAACTTTTTTCCAGGAAGCTTGTGCAGAACTAAAGCCCGGACGCTTCCGGACGATAGGTGGGGTATGGAACACGCACGCACAGCCCCAGCCCTCGGCCGCGAACAGTCCGGCGTCGCCCCTTCCCGCAACTCCAAGGCGCGGTGGAGCGCTTCCTGCGCTAACGACCTCCCCGCCTGCGATCTTGCGGAGATGCGTATTCTGGTGCTTTCTACGTCCCATCACCATGCAAGGACGGACCGCAAGTTGCTGCTGCGGCTGGGCGCGGCGGATGTGCGCCATGAAAGCTCCGGAGTGCGCGCTGCCCGTCAGCTCGTTACCGGCAAGGCGGATTGCGTCATTCTTGATGGCCGTCTCGATGACATGAGCGGGCTGGAATTCGTCCGGCTCATCCGTCTTCATCCCCGCACGGCGCTCATGCCGGTAGTTCTGGCCTCGGTGGAAAACGGCCGCGCCGCCGTGCTGGAAGCTCTGGCTTCCGGAATCAGCGGCTACCTGATCCGGCCGTACTCCATGGTTGGGCTTGCGCGGCAGATCGGCAGGGTGCTGGAGCAGCCGGCGCGGACCATCGAGGAGGGCATGGGCGTGAGCCGCGAGGCTTTCGAGGAAAAGATGGCCGAGTACGAGGCGCCTTCCGCAATCGAGGCGCCCCCGGAGGATCGCGTGGCCGCGCTGCTCGCCGAGGTGGACGAGTTGTTGCGAGTCAATGCCCTGGACGCGGCATGCGAAGCCGTCGTTCCGCTCGCCAGAACGTCTGACCCGGCAGTGCGGGCCGAGGCGCATGTGCGTCTGGCCGAGGTGCACCTGCGCAGGGCCAACCCCGGCATGCGTCTGGATGCCCTGGCCGAGGCCGGATCGAGCTTTCAGGACGCCGGCGAGTTCGAACGCGCCGCCGAATGCTTCGCCATGTTGCAGGCGCTTAATCCCTCGGCTCCCGGGCCGGATGAACAGGCCGCCAGGACGGCCCTGAAACGTCGCGATCATGCGGAGGCCGCCCGGATATATTCGCGGATGCTCAATGTGCGCGAGCCCGAAGCCGTGTGCCGGAGCATCAGCCGGGCCTGCATGTTCACGAGCGACCCTGTGACTAATGCGCGCCTGCTGTGCACCGAGTTGGGAAACCTGCGTGGCGCGGAGGAGGCCCAGGCCATATACGAACGGGTCGTGGGGCCGCCGCCCAAACCAGCGGAGGAGCCGGTGGAGCGCGAGGACCGCGCCCGGGGCAGGCTGGCCGAAGTCCTGGCCGTGGCTCGTTACACCGTGCGCGCCTACCGCGCCATGAAGCACCAGCCCGGCGAGCCGGCAATTCTGCAGCCCGGGGCCTGATTTCATCTGCCGCAGGAAGTTTGCCGCTGGCAGTTGTGCGAACACGTTCGCCGGGTAGAGCACTCATCGCGCGCTTTGTCGAACTCCGTCCTTGCGACCCGTGAACGGCCCGGGTATACCCCCTGTCCATGGGTGCCATAGCCAAAACCGGATCGTTGTTGCGTATGGTGAAGATCGAGCATTCGGTCTTCGCCCTGCCGTTCGCCTACCTCGGCGCGTTCGTCTCTGCAGGCGGCTGGCCGGGTTGGCGCGTGTTCATCCTGCTCACCGTGGCCATGGTCGCGGTGCGTTCCTTCGCCATGGCCTGGAACCGCCTGGTGGATCTGCCGTTCGACTCGCAAAATCCGCGCACGGCAACGCGTCCTCTGGTGACGGGCGAAATCACCGTGCGCGAGACAAAAATATTCCTCGCCGCCACGGCCGCCGTGTTCGTTCTGGCTGCCGCCGGGCTCAACTGGCTGTGCCTGGTCCTTTCGCCCCTGGCGCTCATCTGGTCCGCGTTCTACAGCTATACCAAGCGCTTCACGCCCATGTGCCATTTCGCACTGGGCTCGGTGCTGGGGCTTGCGCCCATCGCCGGGTGGATTGCTCCGCATGTCTCCTTTTCTCTGCCGCCCGTGCTCTTCTTTCTCGGAGTCACCTTCTGGGTGGCCGGGTTCGACATCCTTTACGCTACGCAGGATGTGGAATTCGACCGGGAACAGGGGCTCAATTCCCTGCCCGCCGCCCTGGGGATCGAGGGGGCCCTGACCATCGCCGCGTTTTCCCATCTCAACGCCGCTATCTTTTTCCTGCTCGGCGGGTGGGCGGCCTGGCTTTCCTGGCCGTACTACATCACCTGGGCAGTGGTTGCCGGCGTGCTGTTCTGGGAGCATCGGATCATCAAGCCGGGCGACCTCTCGCGGGTCAACATGGCCTTCTTCACCCTGAACGGCGTGGTCTCCATCCTGTTGTTCCTGGGCGCTCTGGCTTCCCTGGCCTGACGAGTTGGCGCAGAGGCCGTTTACGGGTAGTATTATTCACATGCGACGTTTTTTCATAGGCTGCGCGGCCATTCTCGTGGTCGCCGTTCTCACCGTGGGCTGGAATTCGATCTGGCGTGCCGTGGGTGTTGCCCAGCTGGAGCCGGAAACACTGAAGATGTGGCTCACCACCCGGCCCCCGGACGGCGCCGAGGCGCCGTTGCTGGTGGATGTGCGCACCAGGCTGGAATACAACTGGTTTCGCATCCCGGGCGCTGTGCACGCTCCCGGCGTCATCTGGGGCGATACCGCGGCGGTGGAAGGGCAGCTCGATGACCGCAGCGTGGTCCTCATCTGCATGACGGGGCACCGCTCGCAGCTCGCGGCCCTTGCCCTGATGCGCGGCGGCGCTGCCGACGTGCGCAACCTGGAATGGGGCATGGCTGGCTGGCTGCTCGATGGCGGACCCATAACTTCCTCCGGTAGCGACTCCGGAACCTCGGGCCCATCCGGCAAGTCGACCGAACCAATCGACCCCAAAGGCGAAAACGACAATGGCTAAGAAACGCCGCCCGTCCTGGTACAGTGACAAGAACGAAGACCGTCCCGTCAGCAGGTCGCAGAAAAAGCGCGAGATGACGGCGCTGCAGGAAAAGGGCGAAAAGCTCGCGAACCTGCCTGATGCGCAGTTCGCCAGGCTCATGGAGCTCGATCTGCCGGAAGAGCTCAAGGAGGCGCTCGGCGAGTACCGCCGCCTGTCGAAACACGAGGCGATACGTCGCCAGGCGCAATACATCGGCAAGCTCATGCGGCACGCAGACGAGACCCGGCTGAACATCTTCCTCGACGGCGTGGAGGCCATCCAGCGCCAGGAGAACGCGCTGCACAAAGCCGTGGAGAATGAGCGCAACGCCCTGTTGCTGGGAGGTGAAACGGCCGAGGCCGTGCTCAACGCGCTCCGGGACCGCTACGGTGATGAAGCTGCGGACGAGGCGGCGCGGCTGGCCGAGCTGGCGCGGAACGAGCAGCAGGACGGCGGCAAGCCCCACAACTCCCGCAAGTTGTACCGCCACCTGCGTGACATCGCTTTGTCTGGGCCGTCCGGCACTTCCGAACAGCAGGCCCCAGCCCGCGACGCATCATAAAGAAAGCCCGCACGAAGCGGGCTTCATTGCTTTCAAACGCAAGCACGGTTCTGTTCAGGGAGTGGCGCACGGCGTTGCGTCGCCGTGCAGTTTGTCCAGGCCGTGGCCCAGGGCGGGGAGCACGGCGTCCAGATTCTCGCGCACGGCCTTGGGGCTTCCCGGCAGGCTGAGCACGATGGACCGGCCAAGCGTGCCGGCTACGGAACGGGTCAAGGCGCCGTGGGGCGTTTTGGCCAGACTGGAGGCTATCATGGCCTGAACCATGCCGGGCAGGCGCTTCTCCAGGATGGGATTGAGCGCTTCCGGCGTGCGATCCGTTGGCGCGAGACCGGTGCCGCCGGTGGTGACGATGACGTCGAACCGCTGCGACAATGCAAGGTCCATAACGAGAGCGCGCAGCCGTGTCTCGTCGTCCGGCAGCAGAAAGCCCTCGGCGTGTCCCACGGGCAGGGTCCCGCGGA encodes the following:
- a CDS encoding DVU0772 family protein, with protein sequence MTLEHYKDLVIDWNLSPAEAVTLYLEWGNNSWRADHLPVRSKADFSNYFLVDTWGDEPVVRLIRRNSEEARELAEFPLPKALKENFLNEYGNLRGVFEPTEPIKNWLRAQLEN
- a CDS encoding TraR/DksA family transcriptional regulator gives rise to the protein MTPDQLSEIRKHLQAELADLETENLDFQVEYCADENEFASIVSDRHLKIAMRERSWAQIKEIETALKRIDAADYGVCDECGGDIGPARLKARPTTTLCVDCQSTLERQPARYAV
- a CDS encoding response regulator, whose protein sequence is MEHARTAPALGREQSGVAPSRNSKARWSASCANDLPACDLAEMRILVLSTSHHHARTDRKLLLRLGAADVRHESSGVRAARQLVTGKADCVILDGRLDDMSGLEFVRLIRLHPRTALMPVVLASVENGRAAVLEALASGISGYLIRPYSMVGLARQIGRVLEQPARTIEEGMGVSREAFEEKMAEYEAPSAIEAPPEDRVAALLAEVDELLRVNALDAACEAVVPLARTSDPAVRAEAHVRLAEVHLRRANPGMRLDALAEAGSSFQDAGEFERAAECFAMLQALNPSAPGPDEQAARTALKRRDHAEAARIYSRMLNVREPEAVCRSISRACMFTSDPVTNARLLCTELGNLRGAEEAQAIYERVVGPPPKPAEEPVEREDRARGRLAEVLAVARYTVRAYRAMKHQPGEPAILQPGA
- a CDS encoding UbiA-like polyprenyltransferase, which codes for MGAIAKTGSLLRMVKIEHSVFALPFAYLGAFVSAGGWPGWRVFILLTVAMVAVRSFAMAWNRLVDLPFDSQNPRTATRPLVTGEITVRETKIFLAATAAVFVLAAAGLNWLCLVLSPLALIWSAFYSYTKRFTPMCHFALGSVLGLAPIAGWIAPHVSFSLPPVLFFLGVTFWVAGFDILYATQDVEFDREQGLNSLPAALGIEGALTIAAFSHLNAAIFFLLGGWAAWLSWPYYITWAVVAGVLFWEHRIIKPGDLSRVNMAFFTLNGVVSILLFLGALASLA
- a CDS encoding rhodanese-like domain-containing protein, which gives rise to MRRFFIGCAAILVVAVLTVGWNSIWRAVGVAQLEPETLKMWLTTRPPDGAEAPLLVDVRTRLEYNWFRIPGAVHAPGVIWGDTAAVEGQLDDRSVVLICMTGHRSQLAALALMRGGAADVRNLEWGMAGWLLDGGPITSSGSDSGTSGPSGKSTEPIDPKGENDNG
- the yjgA gene encoding ribosome biogenesis factor YjgA; this encodes MAKKRRPSWYSDKNEDRPVSRSQKKREMTALQEKGEKLANLPDAQFARLMELDLPEELKEALGEYRRLSKHEAIRRQAQYIGKLMRHADETRLNIFLDGVEAIQRQENALHKAVENERNALLLGGETAEAVLNALRDRYGDEAADEAARLAELARNEQQDGGKPHNSRKLYRHLRDIALSGPSGTSEQQAPARDAS